The following is a genomic window from Virgibacillus dokdonensis.
TCTTATAATACGAGCCTCTTTCATCATTTTCCTGTTTAACCTTGCTCTAAATCTTTGCTAACTTCCATGACAAGATGTCCCAATTCAGGCAAGATTAACTTTTCCATCGCTAGTTTTACCGCCCCACTAGAACCTGGTATGGCAAAAATAACACGATTTTGCGAAACGCCGGCGACTGCTCTTGATAGCATGCTTGCTGAACCGATGTCCAATTGGTAACTAAGCATACGAAATAACTCACCAAAGCCAGGTAATTCTTTATCTAATAATGGCTTGACAGCTTCAATGGTGACATCGCGTTTGGAAATGCCTGTACCTCCATTTATAATCACAGCTTCTATGTCTGTTCCATAGCTGTTTATATGCATTTCAATCATGCATTTTTCATCTGGGATTACATCGTAAGCAGAAACAGTATGACCTTCCTCTCCCAAAAAGGATTGAATGAATCTTCCACTTTTATCGGTTTCCTTATTTCTTGTATCACTG
Proteins encoded in this region:
- a CDS encoding MogA/MoaB family molybdenum cofactor biosynthesis protein gives rise to the protein MLQDHRKTSPKAVTCAILTISDTRNKETDKSGRFIQSFLGEEGHTVSAYDVIPDEKCMIEMHINSYGTDIEAVIINGGTGISKRDVTIEAVKPLLDKELPGFGELFRMLSYQLDIGSASMLSRAVAGVSQNRVIFAIPGSSGAVKLAMEKLILPELGHLVMEVSKDLEQG